Proteins from one Sarcophilus harrisii chromosome 2, mSarHar1.11, whole genome shotgun sequence genomic window:
- the LOC100921472 gene encoding disintegrin and metalloproteinase domain-containing protein 30-like encodes MGIAVTATAPFLSGPLLVLGLGAFLAPAGCRDMSLYHPPVSAELVIPKKIRPPMWDSKMLGQISYSLHITGKKHIVHLLPKKMLLPRHLPVFTYAAAKEALHEEDPFFPKDCYYYGYMEGISKSLAALSTCLGGLWGILQVNEKCYQIQPNPASSTFEHHLYPIANTGASNLIRALAKEQIDEDFFQKQEATSPPCTATFDDVHLCRQKVEMGVVVGKLGYGSQNSNATMALQDMLFTLNLVDTLFMQIKVHASLSSLELWTNPSPLKIIKKLRSVLHSSAEPQSRSPAEQQLCDLVHLFQQHSFDLIFGIDVRTAKCNPYPSLAIKAHFGAHLIIFSVLFSREIGQDLGKPSDEGNLQGQRKPSLGDSKAKTSDFLKSSCPFDGHLTLLGNGGNCLNGTSQEKMKKQRCGNKIIEEGEECDCGSKTDCRKDPCCQQGCTLSKGAECSTGLCCKDCKILPTGRVCRVQSNECDLPEFCNGMSGLCPDDIYKQDGTPCSGKGYCYKKRCGSHLQQCQALFGQQAENAPHQCYKEVNSRGDRFGNCGSGEVSLFKGCNTQNTLCGRLQCANIDIIPQVPHYYTLIQTYLKEPLEKEGVLCWGTAFNQTAKKGLIDLGAVEDGSSCGENMMCVNKTCLNISSIQQECVPEQCNFQGVCNNRGNCHCDFGYAPPFCQNSGYGGSSDSGPTVDLGSEMNTSFLSWRTYLIRGSICSSFVMLKWAVIMLYKKRKWKKT; translated from the coding sequence ATGGGGATAGCTGTAACAGCGACTGCTCCTTTTCTGAGCGGCCCCCTCCTGGTCCTCGGGCTAGGTGCGTTCTTGGCCCCAGCCGGCTGCCGCGACATGTCCCTGTACCATCCCCCAGTGTCGGCTGAGTTAGTGATCCCCAAGAAAATAAGGCCTCCGATGTGGGACTCGAAGATGTTGGGGCAGATCTCTTACAGTTTGCACATCACAGGCAAGAAGCACATTGTGCACCTGCTACCCAAAAAAATGCTGCTACCTCGGCACCTCCCGGTGTTCACCTATGCAGCAGCCAAGGAGGCCCTGCATGAGGAGGATCCCTTCTTCCCGAAAGACTGCTATTACTATGGCTACATGGAAGGGATCTCCAAGTCCTTGGCTGCCCTCAGTACCTGCTTGGGTGGACTCTGGGGGATCCTCCAGGTAAACGAGAAATGTTATCAAATCCAACCGAATCCAGCCTCATCCACCTTTGAGCATCACCTCTATCCAATAGCAAACACAGGCGCTTCGAATCTGATCCGTGCATTAGCCAAAGAGCAGATAGATGAGGACTTCTTCCAGAAGCAGGAGGCCACATCTCCACCATGCACAGCCACTTTTGATGATGTCCATTTGTGCAGGCAGAAGGTGGAGATGGGAGTTGTGGTGGGCAAATTGGGGTATGGATCCCAGAATAGTAATGCAACTATGGCGCTACAGGACATGCTATTCACACTCAACCTGGTGGACACGCTTTTTATGCAGATCAAGGTGCATGCCTCTTTGTCCTCTCTGGAACTATGGACCAATCCTAGCCCTCTGAAAATCATCAAGAAGCTGCGAAGTGTTCTTCACAGTTCTGCGGAACCGCAAAGTAGGAGCCCCGCAGAACAGCAACTTTGCGATTTAGTTCATCTCTTCCAGCAGCATAGTTTCGACCTCATTTTTGGAATAGACGTCCGAACTGCAAAATGTAATCCTTATCCCAGTTTGGCTATTAAGGCTCACTTCGGAGCTCATCTTATcattttctctgtccttttttcCCGTGAAATAGGGCAAGACTTAGGAAAGCCCAGTGATGAGGGGAATTTGCAGGGTCAAAGGAAACCCAGCCTTGGGGACAGTAAGGCCAAAACCTCTGATTTCTTGAAAAGCAGCTGCCCCTTTGATGGTCATCTGACTTTACTGGGTAATGGGGGTAACTGTCTCAATGGTACCTCCCAGGAGAAGATGAAAAAGCAGAGATGTGGAAACAAAATCATTGAGGAAGGAGAGGAATGTGACTGTGGTTCTAAGACAGACTGTAGAAAAGATCCCTGTTGCCAGCAAGGGTGTACTCTTTCCAAAGGTGCCGAGTGTAGCACTGGACTTTGCTGTAAAGATTGTAAAATTCTCCCCACTGGAAGGGTCTGTCGAGTACAGAGCAATGAGTGTGACCTCCCGGAGTTCTGCAATGGGATGTCAGGGCTTTGCCCAGATGACATATACAAACAAGATGGTACACCTTGTAGTGGGAAAGGATACTGTTACAAGAAAAGGTGTGGAAGCCACCTTCAGCAGTGCCAGGCTCTCTTTGGACAACAAGCTGAGAATGCTCCCCACCAATGTTATAAAGAAGTGAATAGTCGAGGTGACCGGTTTGGTAACTGTGGATCTGGGGAAGTTTCTCTTTTCAAAGGCTGTAATACCCAGAATACATTATGTGGGAGACTTCAGTGTGCCAATATTGACATCATCCCTCAGGTACCTCATTATTACACCCTGATTCAGACTTACTTAAAGGAACCACTTGAAAAGGAAGGTGTTTTATGCTGGGGAACAGCTTTTAATCAGACTGCAAAGAAAGGTTTGATTGATCTTGGAGCTGTGGAAGATGGCAGCTCCTGTGGGGAAAACATGATGTGTGTTAACAAGACCTGCCTTAACATCTCCAGCATCCAACAGGAGTGTGTCCCAGAGCAGTGCAACTTTCAAGGCGTGTGCAACAACAGAGGGAATTGCCACTGTGATTTTGGATATGCCCCTCCTTTCTGTCAGAATTCTGGTTATGGAGGAAGCAGTGATAGTGGACCAACAGTAGATCTTGGGAGTGAGATGAACACAAGTTTCTTATCCTGGAGGACCTACTTAATTCGTGGTAGCATTTGTTCAAGCTTTGTAATGCTTAAATGGGCTGTGATAAtgctgtacaaaaagagaaagtggaaaaaaactTAG
- the LOC100921734 gene encoding disintegrin and metalloproteinase domain-containing protein 20, which translates to MGPAKAGPILSFPFLVLGLGALLAHVVGFQRRPGWRFASAEVVIPLQLRSSDHRESPGRLSYALHFGGRRHVVHLQLKKLLLPRHLPVFTYTDQGSVQMDHSFVPKDCYYRGYVEGILGSLAALSTCHGGLQGMLQVNSLYYEIDPLPTSRIFQHLVYPMENKNRGPGWKCGLTENEIDRLVLEKKGLGQSVPRAGPKDNWWPQTRFVELVVVVDNFWYKYAWENETEVIFQVLEVVNIIDSLYYPMHAYISLSGVEIWTNNNPVDFSNGIKVALDIFSHWKQVINERLPHDVAHLFVRYNFGGDKGLAYVGTICHDLKSVGIDAYVEDNLLEFSITVAHELGHNLGMVHDYDFCICAQKQCIMYSNFSLTDVFSNCSFASYFDQFNELFVECLINPPEPHKIAATKLCGNKVVEEGEECDCGSVKECSKDSCCKPGCTLKPHANCASGLCCVNCKIAPAGTLCRPPRTPCDLPEYCNGTSVLCQKDFYMQDGTPCTRNAVCYRSICSDRIQQCKAIFGETAYDAPLICYKEANIISDQFGNCSLDGHTYRKCDTAHVLCGRLQCINVSQIPHLEEFDTIFQVYVNGVMCVGMDFHMGKEAGNVINGAVCGHGKICLNKKCVDYSVLNYDCAAKKCSFNGICNNKKNCHCLNGWDPPFCLKRGFGGSIDSGPPPKWKANYFFIICCLASLSLGFYGTLMVIIFLARKSALLI; encoded by the coding sequence ATGGGGCCCGCCAAGGCCGGGCCCATCTTGAGCTTCCCCTTCCTGGTGCTCGGGCTCGGGGCGCTCCTGGCCCACGTTGTTGGCTTCCAGCGCCGGCCTGGCTGGCGCTTCGCCTCCGCTGAGGTGGTGATTCCTTTGCAGCTGCGCAGCTCCGACCACAGGGAGAGCCCTGGACGTCTCTCCTACGCGCTGCACTTCGGGGGCAGGAGACATGTGGTCCACCTGCAGCTTAAGAAGCTTCTGCTGCCCAGGCACCTGCCAGTCTTCACTTATACTGACCAAGGGTCCGTCCAGATGGACCATTCTTTTGTCCCTAAAGACTGCTACTACCGAGGCTACGTGGAGGGGATCCTGGGCTCCCTGGCTGCTCTCAGCACTTGCCATGGGGGTCTCCAGGGGATGCTGCAGGTGAACTCTCTTTACTATGAAATCGATCCCCTGCCCACCTCTCGCATTTTTCAGCACCTGGTTTATCCAATGGAGAATAAAAATAGAGGTCCTGGCTGGAAGTGCGGcttaacagaaaatgaaatagatcGTCTGGTCTTGGAGAAAAAGGGGCTGGGACAGTCAGTGCCTAGGGCAGGGCCCAAGGACAACTGGTGGCCTCAAACCCGCTTTGTGGAGTTGGTGGTGGTAGTGGATAATTTTTGGTATAAGTATGCTTGGGAAAATGAAACTGAGGTGATATTCCAAGTATTAGAAGTAGTCAATATAATAGATTCCTTGTATTATCCTATGCACGCCTACATAAGTTTGAGTGGAGTGGAGATCTGGACAAATAACAACCCAGTGGATTTTAGTAATGGCATAAAGGTAGCTTTGGATATATTTTCTCATTGGAAACAAGTAATTAATGAGCGTTTGCCACATGATGTTGCCCACCTATTTGTTCGCTATAACTTTGGTGGGGACAAGGGTTTAGCTTATGTTGGTACAATCTGCCACGATCTAAAGTCAGTTGGAATTGATGCATATGTCGAGGATAACTTGTTGGAATTCTCCATCACTGTTGCCCATGAACTGGGTCATAACCTTGGCATGGTTCATGACTATGACTTCTGCATCTGTGCACAAAAGCAATGCATCATGTACTCCAATTTCAGCTTAACGGATGTCTTTAGCAACTGTAGTTTTGCTAGTTATTTTGATCAGTTTAATGAACTGTTTGTGGAATGTTTAATAAATCCACCAGAGCCTCACAAGATTGCTGCTACGAAGCTATGTGGTAATAAGGTGGTCGAAGAGGGAGAAGAATGTGACTGTGGATCAGTAAAAGAATGTAGCAAGGATTCTTGTTGTAAACCGGGTTGTACCCTGAAGCCCCATGCTAACTGTGCTTCTGGACTGTGCTGTGTAAATTGTAAAATTGCACCAGCTGGAACCCTTTGCAGACCCCCTAGGACACCATGTGACCTTCCAGAGTACTGCAATGGAACTTCGGTACTGTGCCAGAAAGATTTTTACATGCAGGATGGAACTCCATGTACTAGAAATGCTGTGTGCTATCGAAGTATTTGCAGTGACAGAATTCAACAGTGCAAAGCTATCTTTGGTGAAACAGCCTATGATGCTCCCCTGATCTGCTACAAAGAAGCAAACATAATAAGTGATCAATTTGGGAACTGTTCTTTAGATGGTCATACATACAGGAAGTGTGACACAGCCCATGTTTTGTGTGGCAGACTGCAATGTATCAATGTCAGCCAGATTCCCCACTTAGAGGAGTTTGATACTATATTCCAAGTTTATGTGAATGGAGTTATGTGCGTTGGAATGGACTTTCACATGGGGAAGGAGGCTGGAAATGTAATTAATGGTGCAGTGTGTGGTCATGGAAAAATCTGCCTGAATAAGAAATGTGTTGATTATTCTGTACTGAATTATGACTGTGCAGCCAAGAAGTGCAGTTTTAATGGTATATGTAACAACAAGAAAAATTGTCACTGTCTAAATGGGTGGGATCCCCCATTCTGCCTTAAAAGAGGATTTGGTGGAAGTATTGATAGTGGGCCTCCTCCAAAATGGAAAGCAaattactttttcattatttgctGTCTAGCTTCTCTCTCTTTGGGTTTTTATGGAACATTAATGGTGATTATCTTTTTAGCAAGAAAATCAGCATTGCTCATCTAG